The Candidatus Hydrogenedentota bacterium genome window below encodes:
- a CDS encoding flavodoxin family protein, translated as MKITAIVGTYRKGGVIDTAVGEILSAAREHGAETETIYLIDTHVEFCRNCRSCTQSSGDSPGVCPLNDEMPRILDALDKSDAFILASPMNFSTVTAVTKRFIERLVCFADWPWGRPAPRTRKPVREKRAVLVASSAAPAVLSRLATGMVKLMKSAAALLGAKSPDLLFIGMCAMGEHHTLSPRVIRRARRLGRKLAGGS; from the coding sequence ATGAAAATCACCGCCATAGTGGGCACCTACCGCAAGGGCGGCGTCATAGACACCGCCGTGGGGGAAATCCTTTCCGCCGCGCGGGAGCATGGCGCGGAAACTGAAACGATTTACCTGATTGACACGCATGTCGAGTTTTGCCGGAACTGCCGCAGTTGCACCCAGAGTTCTGGCGACAGCCCCGGCGTGTGCCCCCTCAATGACGAGATGCCCCGCATCCTCGACGCGCTGGACAAGTCCGACGCGTTCATTCTGGCCTCACCCATGAATTTCAGCACCGTCACTGCGGTGACCAAGCGTTTCATTGAAAGACTGGTGTGCTTTGCCGACTGGCCCTGGGGCCGGCCCGCCCCGCGCACCCGAAAACCCGTCCGGGAGAAACGCGCGGTGCTGGTCGCCTCCTCGGCGGCCCCCGCAGTGCTGTCCCGCCTCGCCACCGGCATGGTCAAGCTCATGAAAAGCGCCGCCGCGCTGCTCGGCGCGAAGTCCCCGGACCTTCTCTTTATCGGCATGTGCGCCATGGGCGAACACCACACCCTTTCCCCGAGGGTTATACGCAGGGCGCGGCGGCTCGGGCGAAAACTTGCGGGCGGGTCATGA
- a CDS encoding exo-alpha-sialidase: MNPFRCAALLLLAAILPASPVFAQVLVKEKDIVVYQDDRFYSAFPSVVLREDGELLLAFRRAPERRYFGESGSNHTDPNSYLVMVRSKDNGETWSKEPELILAHPFGGSQDPCMTQLRDGTIVCSSYGWALLRGDAAEKVPPTLRHDNFVFMGGYLMRSTDGGDSWQGPIIPPPVPGTVTNTVFKEPCPAYNRGPMWQGQDGLLYWAVASQSRLQPRLTEVHLMASADGGLSWEYRCPVARDDKASFNETALIETRGGTLLAFLRTADFNDHTVIARSTDGGKSFAPWEDTGFQGHPHCATTLPDGRILLVYGYRHQPFGIRARVLNAEATDIADSQEIVLRDDGGSGDLGYPWVTPMADGRYLVVYYFNKDNGIRHIAGTVLSLGKE; the protein is encoded by the coding sequence ATGAACCCTTTCCGCTGTGCAGCCCTGCTGCTTCTGGCCGCGATTTTGCCCGCATCCCCCGTTTTCGCGCAGGTTCTGGTGAAGGAAAAGGACATTGTCGTCTATCAGGACGACCGTTTTTACAGTGCCTTCCCCTCGGTGGTACTCCGCGAGGACGGGGAACTCCTGCTGGCGTTCCGCCGTGCGCCGGAGCGCCGCTACTTTGGCGAGTCCGGCTCGAACCACACGGACCCGAACAGTTATCTCGTGATGGTTCGGTCCAAGGACAACGGCGAGACTTGGAGCAAGGAGCCGGAGCTCATCCTTGCCCATCCCTTCGGGGGGTCGCAGGACCCCTGCATGACCCAGCTCCGCGACGGCACCATCGTGTGCAGCAGTTATGGTTGGGCGCTTTTGCGCGGGGACGCTGCGGAGAAGGTGCCCCCGACCCTGCGCCATGACAATTTCGTGTTCATGGGCGGCTATCTCATGCGCTCCACCGACGGGGGGGACTCCTGGCAGGGTCCGATTATCCCGCCGCCCGTGCCCGGCACGGTGACCAACACGGTGTTCAAGGAGCCCTGCCCCGCCTACAACCGCGGCCCCATGTGGCAGGGGCAGGACGGGCTCCTCTATTGGGCCGTGGCCTCCCAGTCGCGCCTTCAGCCGCGCCTCACCGAGGTGCACCTGATGGCCTCCGCCGACGGCGGCCTCTCCTGGGAGTACCGCTGCCCCGTGGCGCGGGACGACAAGGCGTCCTTCAACGAGACGGCGCTCATCGAGACGCGGGGCGGCACGCTGCTGGCCTTCCTGCGCACGGCGGACTTCAACGATCACACCGTCATTGCGCGGTCCACGGACGGCGGGAAATCCTTCGCCCCCTGGGAGGACACGGGGTTTCAGGGGCATCCCCACTGCGCCACGACCCTCCCGGACGGGCGCATTCTGCTGGTGTACGGCTACCGTCACCAGCCCTTCGGCATCCGCGCGCGCGTCCTGAACGCCGAGGCGACGGACATCGCCGACAGCCAGGAAATTGTTTTGCGCGACGACGGCGGCAGCGGCGATCTGGGCTATCCGTGGGTGACCCCCATGGCCGACGGGCGGTATCTTGTTGTCTATTACTTCAACAAGGACAACGGCATCCGTCACATTGCGGGCACGGTGCTGTCTCTGGGGAAAGAGTGA
- a CDS encoding sugar phosphate isomerase/epimerase: protein MSQLKLSRREALAAMGALAVTAGVGTRAAMAQTEGKAVKGIALQLYTLRDPAKEDLAGTLKKVRDMGWEYVQWSGMPDLPADKIREALDTAGLAAVSAHIGVEGFETDFDNQVAFWKTVGNKDVAPGGMMRDCQDSLEAWKRGAARLDAVGGKLREAGMRLSYHNHDHEFKTFDGDDRCKLDILMAETKPENLFAEIDTAWVGVAGVNPAEYLLKVKGRCPMIHVKDYEGEKRLGRVKFCAVGSGAMKWDAVFPAAKEAGVEWYIYEQDNTTGDIFADAKASFEFMSKNVSL, encoded by the coding sequence ATGAGTCAACTTAAATTGTCGCGCCGTGAGGCCCTGGCGGCCATGGGCGCGCTGGCGGTCACCGCCGGGGTGGGAACGCGCGCCGCCATGGCGCAAACGGAGGGGAAAGCCGTGAAGGGAATCGCCCTGCAACTGTACACCCTGCGGGACCCCGCCAAGGAGGACCTGGCCGGAACGCTTAAAAAGGTCCGGGATATGGGCTGGGAGTATGTGCAGTGGAGCGGCATGCCCGACCTGCCTGCGGATAAAATCCGCGAGGCCCTGGACACGGCGGGGCTGGCGGCCGTGTCCGCCCATATCGGCGTCGAGGGCTTCGAGACGGATTTCGACAACCAGGTGGCGTTCTGGAAGACCGTCGGCAACAAAGACGTGGCGCCGGGCGGCATGATGCGCGACTGCCAGGATTCGCTTGAGGCGTGGAAGCGGGGCGCGGCGCGCCTGGACGCCGTAGGCGGGAAACTCCGCGAAGCCGGGATGCGCCTCTCGTACCACAACCACGACCATGAGTTTAAGACCTTCGACGGGGATGACCGGTGCAAGCTGGACATTCTCATGGCCGAGACGAAGCCGGAGAACCTCTTCGCGGAGATAGATACCGCGTGGGTGGGCGTTGCCGGGGTGAACCCCGCCGAATACCTGCTGAAAGTCAAGGGGCGCTGCCCGATGATCCATGTGAAGGACTACGAGGGCGAGAAGCGGCTGGGCCGGGTGAAGTTCTGCGCCGTCGGCTCGGGCGCGATGAAGTGGGACGCGGTCTTTCCGGCGGCAAAAGAGGCCGGCGTCGAGTGGTACATCTACGAGC